CAACTGGATTGCATGATTCAGGTCCGTGGCTTCAAGTAAAAGGATTCCGCCCAATTGCTCTTTCGTTTCTATATACGGGCCATCGGTGACGGACACCTTTCCGTTTTTCCCTCGCAAGGTGGTGGCGTTTCGAGCGCTTTGGAGCGCCTCACCACCGACAAAATGGCCGCCCTTTCGAAGCGTGTCATCGTAGGCGAAACACTCGTCCATCAGAGTGTTCTGCTCGCTTTCGGACATCGTTTCCCACTTCTTCTCGTCATAATATCCAAGGCATATGTATTTCATAAGTTAACTTCTCCAAATGTTGATTTCTATTAGGTAGTCGTTTTGCGGATCCATAAATCGACACTACTGTGCAGAGTGTTTATCGAGATTTAGCGAGGACGGCAGGACTCCCCACAAACTTGCCAAATCGAGCAACCTCTGATTTTAACGACTCTTGCTTGCGTTTGTTTATATTGATCAAGCTAATCTCGAATATTAGTTGATTCTTTTGATCATTTTGAGCAGCGGCGTTCCAAAAAGATCAGGTTGGACCTGCCTGACAAAGTGAAAACCGCTGCGTTCATATAGATGAATTGCGCCGCTCAAAAAAGGAGTCGTGCAGAGAGATAGAGCTTTAAATCCTTTTTGGACCGCGTAGGTTTCCACATGCTGCAACAGTTTTCGCGCGACTCCGAGGTTTCTGGCGGCCGGACTGACTGCCATGCTTCGAATGTAAAACGAATCTTCCATTGGTAC
The bacterium DNA segment above includes these coding regions:
- a CDS encoding YciI family protein; the encoded protein is MKYICLGYYDEKKWETMSESEQNTLMDECFAYDDTLRKGGHFVGGEALQSARNATTLRGKNGKVSVTDGPYIETKEQLGGILLLEATDLNHAIQLMSKHPGLKAGPFEIRPAEDLSAMVAESEKRRLKKTGKQ
- a CDS encoding GNAT family N-acetyltransferase — translated: MSLTTSKVNPVIKIRAACLSDADSIAFLLKDAFEEYRQMYTPAALEATTPLGDQIRERLNEGPIWIAVQDSVIVGSVSGVPMEDSFYIRSMAVSPAARNLGVARKLLQHVETYAVQKGFKALSLCTTPFLSGAIHLYERSGFHFVRQVQPDLFGTPLLKMIKRIN